Proteins encoded by one window of Mycolicibacterium sp. ND9-15:
- a CDS encoding YbdD/YjiX family protein has translation MGRVIEIARKIGWYWGTFVGDLMGDTHYRRYVEHRLRTHPGEPVLSEREYWRLRHAATDANPDARCC, from the coding sequence GTGGGACGCGTTATCGAAATCGCACGCAAGATCGGTTGGTACTGGGGCACATTCGTAGGGGACCTGATGGGCGACACCCACTACCGGCGCTACGTCGAACACCGGTTGCGCACCCATCCGGGCGAACCGGTGCTCTCGGAGCGGGAGTACTGGCGCTTGCGGCACGCCGCCACCGACGCCAATCCGGACGCGCGCTGCTGTTAA
- a CDS encoding carbon starvation CstA family protein: MASPTASSEHTEETEGDVTYIRTDKDLPPIAIIDRSPITVRHRIVFGIIAVLGALAWAVIAFFRGETINAVWFVIAAICTYVIGFRFYARFIEMKIVRPRDDNATPAELFENGTDYMPTDRRVLFGHHFAAIAGAGPLVGPVLAMQMGYLPGTIWIIIGAVVAGCVQDYLVLSISTRRRGRSLGQMARDELGTIGGVAAIVGVLVIMVILLAVLALVVVGALAESPWGVFSIAMTIPIAIFMGLYLRFLRPGRVSEVSVIGVALLLLAVVAGGWVAETSWGTDWFTLSKVTLSWAIIIYGFAASVLPVWFLLAPRDYLSTFMKVGTIGLLAIGILLARPVMEAPAVSAFAGEGTGPVFAGSLFPFLFITIACGALSGFHALISSGTTPKLLEKEGQMRLIGYGGMMTESFVAIMALITAAIINQHLYFAINAPAAATGATAETAAAYVNGLPIDGPPVTAEQIASAAESVGEESIVSRTGGAPTLAFGMSDVLSKVFGGDALKAFWYHFAIMFEALFILTTVDAGTRVARFMLSDGVSNLGGPLRKLRDPSWRVGAWICSLIVVAAWGSILLMGVTDPLGGINTLFPLFGIANQLLAAIALTVVTVVVVKKGLLKWAWIPGVPLLWDLTVTMTASFQKIFSGDPKVGYWTQHFQYRNAKEAGETAFGAAKNADQLDAVIRNTFIQGTLSIVFALLVLIVFIAGVIMVIRFLRGTALPTTEDVPIPSRIFGPSGLIMTKPEKEVQKQWDALSKSHARSVGTGAHS, translated from the coding sequence ATGGCATCTCCAACCGCTTCGTCCGAGCACACAGAGGAAACCGAAGGCGACGTCACCTACATCCGGACCGACAAGGATTTGCCCCCGATCGCGATCATCGACCGCTCACCGATCACCGTCAGACACCGGATCGTCTTCGGGATCATCGCCGTGCTCGGCGCGCTCGCGTGGGCGGTGATCGCGTTCTTCCGCGGCGAGACAATCAACGCAGTGTGGTTCGTTATCGCCGCGATCTGCACATACGTCATCGGCTTCCGGTTCTACGCCCGGTTCATCGAGATGAAGATCGTGCGTCCACGCGACGACAACGCCACGCCCGCCGAGCTATTCGAGAACGGCACCGACTACATGCCGACCGATCGGCGGGTGTTGTTCGGTCACCACTTCGCGGCGATCGCCGGCGCCGGCCCGCTCGTCGGCCCTGTGCTGGCAATGCAGATGGGCTATCTTCCCGGCACCATCTGGATCATCATCGGTGCGGTCGTGGCGGGCTGCGTGCAGGACTATCTCGTGCTCTCGATCTCGACTCGTCGACGCGGCCGCTCGCTCGGGCAGATGGCCCGCGACGAACTCGGGACCATCGGTGGCGTGGCAGCCATCGTCGGCGTGCTCGTCATCATGGTGATCCTGCTGGCGGTCCTCGCCCTGGTGGTCGTCGGCGCCTTGGCCGAGAGTCCGTGGGGCGTGTTCTCGATCGCGATGACGATTCCGATCGCGATCTTCATGGGCCTCTATCTGCGCTTCCTCCGGCCCGGCCGGGTCTCCGAGGTGTCGGTGATCGGCGTCGCCCTGCTCCTGCTTGCGGTTGTCGCCGGCGGGTGGGTGGCCGAAACATCCTGGGGCACCGACTGGTTCACGTTGTCGAAGGTGACCCTGTCGTGGGCGATCATCATCTACGGCTTCGCCGCCTCGGTGCTTCCCGTGTGGTTCCTGCTGGCGCCCCGGGATTACCTGTCGACGTTCATGAAGGTCGGCACCATCGGGTTGCTGGCCATCGGGATCCTGCTCGCCCGCCCGGTCATGGAGGCGCCGGCGGTTTCGGCGTTCGCCGGCGAGGGCACCGGCCCGGTGTTCGCGGGATCGCTGTTCCCGTTCCTGTTCATCACGATCGCCTGCGGTGCGCTGTCGGGCTTTCACGCACTGATCTCGTCGGGCACCACGCCCAAGCTCCTCGAGAAGGAGGGGCAGATGCGGCTGATCGGCTACGGCGGGATGATGACCGAGTCGTTCGTCGCGATCATGGCGCTTATCACCGCGGCGATCATCAACCAGCACCTGTACTTCGCGATCAATGCGCCCGCGGCTGCGACGGGGGCCACCGCAGAGACGGCGGCGGCCTACGTCAACGGCCTGCCGATCGACGGCCCGCCGGTCACCGCCGAGCAGATCGCCAGCGCCGCGGAGAGCGTCGGCGAGGAGTCGATCGTCTCCAGAACCGGTGGCGCACCGACGCTGGCGTTCGGCATGTCCGACGTGTTGAGCAAGGTCTTCGGCGGGGACGCGCTCAAGGCGTTCTGGTACCACTTCGCGATCATGTTCGAGGCGCTGTTCATCCTCACCACCGTCGACGCGGGCACCCGGGTCGCGCGGTTCATGCTCTCCGACGGCGTGAGCAACCTGGGTGGTCCGCTGCGCAAGCTGAGGGATCCGAGTTGGCGTGTCGGAGCGTGGATTTGCAGCCTGATCGTGGTTGCGGCGTGGGGCAGCATTCTGCTGATGGGCGTTACCGATCCACTCGGCGGCATCAACACGCTGTTCCCGTTGTTCGGCATCGCCAACCAATTGCTTGCCGCCATCGCGCTGACGGTCGTGACCGTCGTGGTGGTGAAGAAGGGACTGCTGAAATGGGCCTGGATACCCGGGGTTCCGTTGCTGTGGGACCTGACGGTGACGATGACGGCGTCGTTCCAGAAGATCTTCTCCGGCGATCCCAAGGTCGGCTATTGGACCCAGCACTTCCAATACCGCAATGCCAAGGAGGCGGGTGAGACGGCGTTCGGCGCGGCCAAGAACGCGGACCAACTCGACGCGGTAATCCGCAACACCTTCATCCAGGGCACGCTGTCGATCGTGTTCGCGCTGCTGGTGCTGATCGTGTTCATCGCCGGGGTGATCATGGTGATCCGATTCCTGCGCGGCACCGCCTTGCCGACAACCGAGGACGTACCGATCCCCTCACGGATCTTCGGGCCGTCGGGCCTCATCATGACCAAGCCCGAGAAGGAGGTGCAGAAGCAGTGGGACGCGTTATCGAAATCGCACGCAAGATCGGTTGGTACTGGGGCACATTCGTAG
- a CDS encoding ATP-dependent DNA ligase, translating to MQLLDVATASTEVGASSSRLAKTARIAGLLARAGEEGDADQAVVVVSWLSGELPQRQIGVGWAALRSLPPPASAASLTVPEVHARLTEIGQVAGKGSQARRAELLGRLFGAATEPEQTFLRRLLGGELRQGALIGVMADAVAKAADLPAAAVRRAAMLGGDLPAVAAAALTVGEAALEQFTLTVGRPVGPMLAQTAAGVADALERLGGSAVFETKLDGARVQVHRTDDAVSIYTRSLDDVTARLPEVVDAALALPVTTLIADAEAIALKPDGRPHRFQVTASRFGRSVDIAAAAAAQPLSVFVFDLLHVDGVDLLDRPAGERIEALDALVPKVNRVDRLVTGDVTSAREFLEATLAAGHEGVMAKSLSAPYEAGRRGAGWLKVKPVHTLDLVVLAVEWGSGRRTGKLSNIHLGARDPETGEFVMLGKTFKGMTDAMLEWQTTRFLELADGPADGYVVRVRPEQVVEIAFDGVQGSSRYPGGMALRFARVLRYRDDKSPAEADTIDTVRAFYQRGS from the coding sequence GTGCAGTTGCTCGACGTGGCCACCGCGTCCACAGAAGTCGGCGCCTCGTCGTCGCGGCTGGCCAAGACCGCAAGAATTGCCGGCCTGCTGGCCCGCGCCGGTGAGGAAGGCGACGCCGACCAGGCGGTCGTCGTCGTGTCGTGGTTGTCCGGGGAACTGCCGCAGCGCCAGATCGGTGTCGGCTGGGCCGCTTTGCGCTCCCTGCCACCGCCGGCGTCAGCTGCGTCCCTGACGGTCCCGGAGGTCCACGCGCGCCTAACCGAGATCGGACAGGTCGCGGGGAAGGGGTCGCAGGCGCGGCGTGCGGAACTGCTCGGCAGATTGTTCGGCGCCGCAACCGAACCGGAGCAGACGTTCCTGCGCAGGTTGCTCGGCGGCGAACTGCGTCAGGGGGCACTCATCGGCGTCATGGCCGACGCGGTCGCCAAGGCCGCCGACCTTCCGGCGGCCGCGGTGCGCCGCGCCGCGATGCTCGGTGGCGACCTGCCCGCCGTCGCGGCCGCCGCGCTGACCGTCGGCGAGGCCGCGCTGGAGCAGTTCACGCTCACGGTCGGCCGTCCTGTGGGACCGATGCTCGCACAGACGGCCGCCGGCGTGGCCGATGCGCTCGAACGCCTCGGCGGCTCAGCGGTTTTCGAGACGAAACTGGATGGTGCCCGAGTGCAGGTGCATCGTACCGACGACGCGGTGTCCATTTACACCCGCAGCCTCGACGATGTGACCGCACGCCTCCCGGAGGTCGTCGACGCCGCACTGGCACTGCCCGTCACCACGCTGATCGCCGACGCCGAGGCGATCGCGCTCAAACCCGACGGGCGTCCGCACCGCTTCCAGGTCACCGCGTCGCGCTTCGGGCGCTCCGTCGATATCGCAGCCGCCGCGGCCGCGCAGCCGCTGTCCGTTTTCGTCTTCGATCTGTTGCACGTCGACGGTGTCGACCTTCTGGACAGACCGGCCGGTGAGCGCATCGAAGCGCTGGACGCCCTTGTCCCGAAGGTGAACCGGGTCGACCGGCTCGTCACCGGCGATGTCACGTCAGCCCGGGAGTTCCTGGAGGCGACGCTTGCGGCGGGTCACGAAGGCGTGATGGCGAAGTCCTTGAGCGCGCCGTACGAAGCCGGACGCCGCGGCGCCGGGTGGCTCAAGGTCAAACCCGTGCACACCCTCGATCTGGTGGTTCTCGCCGTCGAGTGGGGGTCGGGCCGTCGCACCGGCAAGCTCTCCAACATCCACCTCGGAGCCAGAGATCCCGAGACAGGCGAATTCGTCATGCTCGGAAAGACTTTCAAGGGCATGACCGACGCGATGCTCGAATGGCAGACCACGCGGTTTCTCGAGTTGGCCGACGGACCGGCCGACGGTTACGTCGTGCGGGTGCGACCCGAACAAGTCGTCGAGATCGCGTTCGACGGCGTGCAGGGTTCGTCGCGGTATCCCGGCGGGATGGCACTGCGATTCGCGCGGGTGCTGCGCTACCGCGACGACAAGAGCCCCGCGGAAGCGGACACCATCGACACGGTCCGCGCCTTCTACCAGCGCGGAAGCTAA